Proteins found in one Chthonomonadales bacterium genomic segment:
- a CDS encoding glycosyltransferase: protein MRVALHATIGDRCGIAAYSRGLAEALRGLVELEVVPVEPGRHEPHRYSEMAEQLDRADVVHIQHEHSFWGGVLPGRSRWRSLRNALTRPVVVTAHTTYTFAEMLRVPYEIRPAHRLAKLLLSRHPRYRRDVESLPFLRDPVIVHTEEGRQTLIRRGARPERVHTIAAGIAPAAPAPTGGRAFRERHGLQRARTVTVFGYATMFKGYELVMEALPSLPDDVVLVVAGGSRTADEAPYLAGLLEHARRAGLADRVVVTGYLPEAEVADAMAAADVVAVPHLQATGSYSVTVPLAHGRPILAADHACFREIAANEACIELFPHGSAQALGDRLTALLGDDTRRAELSTRAAAYARERSWDAVARRTMEVYRQALGEAGGPAT, encoded by the coding sequence ATGAGGGTCGCGCTCCATGCCACGATCGGCGATCGCTGCGGGATCGCCGCGTACTCCCGCGGCCTGGCGGAGGCGCTGCGCGGCCTGGTCGAGCTCGAGGTCGTGCCGGTGGAGCCGGGTCGGCACGAGCCTCACCGTTACAGCGAGATGGCCGAACAACTCGACCGCGCCGACGTGGTGCACATCCAGCATGAGCACTCCTTCTGGGGGGGCGTGCTGCCCGGCCGCTCGCGCTGGCGCTCCCTTCGCAACGCCCTGACGCGACCCGTCGTCGTCACCGCACACACCACGTACACCTTCGCCGAGATGCTGCGGGTGCCCTACGAGATCCGCCCAGCGCACCGCCTGGCCAAGCTGCTCCTGTCGCGTCATCCACGCTATCGTCGCGATGTGGAGAGCCTTCCCTTTCTTCGCGACCCGGTCATCGTGCACACGGAGGAGGGCCGTCAGACGCTCATCCGGCGTGGCGCCCGTCCGGAGCGGGTCCACACCATCGCGGCGGGCATCGCGCCCGCGGCTCCGGCGCCCACCGGAGGGCGCGCGTTCCGGGAGCGCCACGGGCTCCAGCGAGCCCGGACGGTCACCGTGTTCGGCTATGCCACCATGTTCAAGGGCTACGAACTGGTGATGGAGGCGCTCCCATCGCTGCCGGACGACGTGGTGCTGGTCGTCGCCGGGGGATCGCGCACGGCCGACGAGGCACCGTATCTGGCGGGCCTGCTGGAGCACGCGCGTCGGGCCGGTCTGGCCGACCGGGTGGTGGTGACCGGCTACCTGCCCGAGGCGGAGGTGGCCGACGCCATGGCCGCCGCCGACGTAGTCGCCGTGCCGCACCTCCAGGCGACGGGGTCCTACTCGGTCACCGTCCCGCTAGCGCACGGTCGCCCCATCCTGGCAGCCGACCACGCGTGCTTCCGCGAGATCGCCGCGAACGAAGCGTGCATCGAGCTCTTCCCTCACGGCAGCGCGCAGGCTCTCGGCGACCGGCTCACCGCGCTCCTCGGCGACGACACGCGGCGGGCCGAGCTCTCGACCCGCGCCGCGGCGTACGCGCGCGAGCGCTCGTGGGACGCGGTGGCGCGCCGAACGATGGAGGTCTACCGCCAGGCACTCGGCGAGGCTGGCGGGCCGGCGACGTAG